A stretch of the Neodiprion lecontei isolate iyNeoLeco1 chromosome 4, iyNeoLeco1.1, whole genome shotgun sequence genome encodes the following:
- the LOC107220554 gene encoding isoleucine--tRNA ligase, mitochondrial isoform X4 — protein MKALISLKESAMNLTSVEIRQKAQKYANEAISQQRDVFMSWGIMADWKESGCYFTHHTSYVINQLRQFITLYEKGLVNRDFKPVYWSPSSRTALAESELEYNEQHVSKSATIRLLLDVLPPALVSLKGHPVYALTWTTTPWTLVANEAIAFAEDVKYCVAEDSEMNFYIVAENLLNKIQEKIGILKPSITITGTELRGGRYLQPITGLSSPFVPGSHVTTAKGTGLVHIAPGHGMDDFLIGLANKLPVLSLVDENGCYTADAGPDLVGLNVLNEGGEAILNKIQSNVVHTENYQHSYPYDWRTKEPVIVKASKQWFINTSALKQQALDSLQNVSVYPVCNSASSTNSLTQQVKMRPYWCISRQRVWGTPIPVLYYRDTGDIITNRDWNERLCHLMQKYGLDCWWELPIEKLAGKKLLRELEVDASELERGQDILDIWFDSGISWSTVLPDGKADLYLEGIDQFTGWFQSSLLTSIALQGAAPYKSLFAHGFAVDDKGHKMSKSLGNVIDPEEVTQGGEDLKKKPAYGVDTLRWWVASHGTQHTLVPVTEKLLKGSAESVQKLRLIFRFLLGALHPYPCDTPIEPEYHYLDKYLLHQLYHYDKRIETLYSNYEYHNACRVIIHFVANTVSALYCHLIKDRLYCNSINSSHRAGAVDVISEILAVLTRSLAPILPHLAEEVWLHHPDNLASVPLFHSAHNLPKDWDQPSIAKVIENALDIKAAITKLATINTWELAATITLNPAQYSIVTALQQDESSTTSQLCELFQLSAITLIAKDGIEDAVIDLKPIEKSLCARCYRYPEPQPGKLCARCDDIISHLST, from the exons ATGAAGGCTTTGATTTCATTGAAAGAAAGTGCAATGAATTTGACGTCTGTTGAAATTCGGCAAAagg CTCAAAAATATGCAAACGAAGCTATTTCACAGCAACGGGATGTATTTATGTCATGGGGTATTATGGCAGATTGGAAAGAATCTGGTTGTTACTTTACACACCATACTTCGTATGTTATAAATCAGTTACGCCAATTCATAACCTTGTACGAAAAAGGCCTTGTAAACAGGGATTTTAAACCAGTTTATTGGTCACCGTCATCAAG AACAGCCCTGGCAGAATCTGAGTTAGAATACAATGAGCAACATGTAAGCAAAAGTGCTACCATCAGGCTGCTTTTGGATGTTCTACCTCCAGCTTTGGTATCATTGAAAGGGCACCCAGTCTACGCCCTTACATGGACAACCACTCCTTGGACATTGGTGGCCAATGAAGCCATTGCATTTGCCGAAGATGTCAAGTATTGTGTTGCAGAGGATAGtgagatgaatttttacattgTTGCCGAAAATTTActgaataaaattcaagaaaaaatcgGAATTCTAAAGCCATCAATAACGATAACAG GAACTGAGCTTCGTGGAGGAAGATATCTACAACCAATAACAGGTTTAAGTTCACCATTTGTACCAGGAAGTCACGTTACAACCGCAAAGGGAACGGGCTTAGTTCACATAGCCCCAGGGCATGGAATGGACGATTTTCTTATTGGTTTAGCAAACAAATTACCAGTG TTATCGCTTGTGGACGAAAATGGTTGCTATACCGCCGATGCAGGTCCTGACCTTGTTGGCCTAAATGTCTTAAATGAAGGTGGCGAAGCCatcttgaataaaatacaaaGTAACGTGGTCCACACTGAAAACTATCAACATAGCTATCCATATGACTGGCGTACTAAAGAGCCAGTTATTGTAAAAGCTAGCAAACAATGGTTTATTAATACCAGTGCTCTTAAACAGCAGGCACTA GATTCTCTGCAAAATGTATCGGTGTACCCAGTATGTAATAGTGCATCTTCTACCAATAGTTTGACACAACAAGTGAAGATGAGACCTTATTGGTGTATCTCGCGTCAGAGGGTATGGGGAACACCAATACCAGTTTTATATTACAGAGATACTGGCGATATAATTACAAATAG AGATTGGAACGAAAGATTGTGTCACTTGATGCAAAAATATGGTCTTGATTGCTGGTGGGAATTACCTATTGAAAAATTAGCTGGTAAAAAACTCTTACGGGAACTTGAAGTCGATGCTTCTGAGTTGGAGAGAGGCCAG GATATTTTAGATATTTGGTTTGACAGTGGCATATCTTGGTCCACAGTATTACCTGATGGAAAAGCTGACCTGTACCTAGAGGGAATCGATCAATTTACTGGCTGGTTTCAATCGTCCTTACTGACATCCATAGCACTTCAAGGTGCTGCTCCCTACAA GTCTTTATTTGCACATGGATTTGCAGTAGATGACAAAGGTcataaaatgtcgaaatcactgGGGAATGTTATTGATCCTGAAGAAGTTACTCAGGGTGGTGAAGATCTAAAGAAAAAGCCAGCTTATGGTGTAGATACTTTACG GTGGTGGGTAGCAAGCCATGGCACTCAACATACGCTAGTTCCTGTTACGGAGAAGTTGTTGAAGGGAAGCGCAGAGTCCGTTCAAAAACTCAGATTGATATTTCGTTTTCTCTTAGGTGCTCTGCATCCATATCCTTGTGATACTCCTATAGAACCGGAATACCATTATcttgataaatatttgttaCATCAACTTTATCATTACGATAAACGG ATTGAAACATTATACAGTAATTACGAATACCACAATGCCTGCAGagttattatacattttgtGGCAAATACAGTATCAGCATTATACTGTCATTTAATTAAAGACAGGTTGTATTGCAATAGCATAAATTCATCTCATCGAGCTGGTGCTGTGGATGTTATCAGCGAAATACTGGCTGTTTTAACAAGATCGTTAGCCCCAATACTTCCGCATTTAGCAGAAGAGGTCTGGTTACACCATCCTGATAATCTCG CCTCTGTGCCCCTATTTCATAGTGCGCACAATTTACCAAAAGACTGGGACCAACCGAGCATAGCTAAGGTGATAGAAAATGCGTTAGACATAAAAGCTGCAATTACTAAACTTGCAACAATCAACACCTGGGAATTGGCAGCTACGATTACGCTGAATCCAGCACAGTATTCCATAGTCACG GCTTTGCAGCAAGATGAAAGTTCTACGACATCTCAACTGTGTGAGTTATTCCAACTTTCTGCAATTACCTTAATAGCAAAAGATGGTATCGAAGATGCAGTAATAGATTTAAAACCGATCGAAAAATCACTGTGCGCACGCTGTTATCGGTATCCAGAACCACAACCAGGCAAACTTTGTGCTCGTTGCGATGATATTATAAGTCACCTTTCAACATAA
- the LOC107220554 gene encoding isoleucine--tRNA ligase, mitochondrial isoform X3 produces MGHAINKILKDITIRSKIIRGQRVHFIPGWDCHGLPIEMKALISLKESAMNLTSVEIRQKAQKYANEAISQQRDVFMSWGIMADWKESGCYFTHHTSYVINQLRQFITLYEKGLVNRDFKPVYWSPSSRTALAESELEYNEQHVSKSATIRLLLDVLPPALVSLKGHPVYALTWTTTPWTLVANEAIAFAEDVKYCVAEDSEMNFYIVAENLLNKIQEKIGILKPSITITGTELRGGRYLQPITGLSSPFVPGSHVTTAKGTGLVHIAPGHGMDDFLIGLANKLPVLSLVDENGCYTADAGPDLVGLNVLNEGGEAILNKIQSNVVHTENYQHSYPYDWRTKEPVIVKASKQWFINTSALKQQALDSLQNVSVYPVCNSASSTNSLTQQVKMRPYWCISRQRVWGTPIPVLYYRDTGDIITNRDWNERLCHLMQKYGLDCWWELPIEKLAGKKLLRELEVDASELERGQDILDIWFDSGISWSTVLPDGKADLYLEGIDQFTGWFQSSLLTSIALQGAAPYKSLFAHGFAVDDKGHKMSKSLGNVIDPEEVTQGGEDLKKKPAYGVDTLRWWVASHGTQHTLVPVTEKLLKGSAESVQKLRLIFRFLLGALHPYPCDTPIEPEYHYLDKYLLHQLYHYDKRIETLYSNYEYHNACRVIIHFVANTVSALYCHLIKDRLYCNSINSSHRAGAVDVISEILAVLTRSLAPILPHLAEEVWLHHPDNLASVPLFHSAHNLPKDWDQPSIAKVIENALDIKAAITKLATINTWELAATITLNPAQYSIVTALQQDESSTTSQLCELFQLSAITLIAKDGIEDAVIDLKPIEKSLCARCYRYPEPQPGKLCARCDDIISHLST; encoded by the exons ATGGGTCATGCCATAAATAAA ATACTCAAAGATATAACAATTAGGAGCAAGATTATTCGTGGACAGAGAGTGCATTTTATACCAGGTTGGGACTGTCATGGCCTTCCCATTGAAATGAAGGCTTTGATTTCATTGAAAGAAAGTGCAATGAATTTGACGTCTGTTGAAATTCGGCAAAagg CTCAAAAATATGCAAACGAAGCTATTTCACAGCAACGGGATGTATTTATGTCATGGGGTATTATGGCAGATTGGAAAGAATCTGGTTGTTACTTTACACACCATACTTCGTATGTTATAAATCAGTTACGCCAATTCATAACCTTGTACGAAAAAGGCCTTGTAAACAGGGATTTTAAACCAGTTTATTGGTCACCGTCATCAAG AACAGCCCTGGCAGAATCTGAGTTAGAATACAATGAGCAACATGTAAGCAAAAGTGCTACCATCAGGCTGCTTTTGGATGTTCTACCTCCAGCTTTGGTATCATTGAAAGGGCACCCAGTCTACGCCCTTACATGGACAACCACTCCTTGGACATTGGTGGCCAATGAAGCCATTGCATTTGCCGAAGATGTCAAGTATTGTGTTGCAGAGGATAGtgagatgaatttttacattgTTGCCGAAAATTTActgaataaaattcaagaaaaaatcgGAATTCTAAAGCCATCAATAACGATAACAG GAACTGAGCTTCGTGGAGGAAGATATCTACAACCAATAACAGGTTTAAGTTCACCATTTGTACCAGGAAGTCACGTTACAACCGCAAAGGGAACGGGCTTAGTTCACATAGCCCCAGGGCATGGAATGGACGATTTTCTTATTGGTTTAGCAAACAAATTACCAGTG TTATCGCTTGTGGACGAAAATGGTTGCTATACCGCCGATGCAGGTCCTGACCTTGTTGGCCTAAATGTCTTAAATGAAGGTGGCGAAGCCatcttgaataaaatacaaaGTAACGTGGTCCACACTGAAAACTATCAACATAGCTATCCATATGACTGGCGTACTAAAGAGCCAGTTATTGTAAAAGCTAGCAAACAATGGTTTATTAATACCAGTGCTCTTAAACAGCAGGCACTA GATTCTCTGCAAAATGTATCGGTGTACCCAGTATGTAATAGTGCATCTTCTACCAATAGTTTGACACAACAAGTGAAGATGAGACCTTATTGGTGTATCTCGCGTCAGAGGGTATGGGGAACACCAATACCAGTTTTATATTACAGAGATACTGGCGATATAATTACAAATAG AGATTGGAACGAAAGATTGTGTCACTTGATGCAAAAATATGGTCTTGATTGCTGGTGGGAATTACCTATTGAAAAATTAGCTGGTAAAAAACTCTTACGGGAACTTGAAGTCGATGCTTCTGAGTTGGAGAGAGGCCAG GATATTTTAGATATTTGGTTTGACAGTGGCATATCTTGGTCCACAGTATTACCTGATGGAAAAGCTGACCTGTACCTAGAGGGAATCGATCAATTTACTGGCTGGTTTCAATCGTCCTTACTGACATCCATAGCACTTCAAGGTGCTGCTCCCTACAA GTCTTTATTTGCACATGGATTTGCAGTAGATGACAAAGGTcataaaatgtcgaaatcactgGGGAATGTTATTGATCCTGAAGAAGTTACTCAGGGTGGTGAAGATCTAAAGAAAAAGCCAGCTTATGGTGTAGATACTTTACG GTGGTGGGTAGCAAGCCATGGCACTCAACATACGCTAGTTCCTGTTACGGAGAAGTTGTTGAAGGGAAGCGCAGAGTCCGTTCAAAAACTCAGATTGATATTTCGTTTTCTCTTAGGTGCTCTGCATCCATATCCTTGTGATACTCCTATAGAACCGGAATACCATTATcttgataaatatttgttaCATCAACTTTATCATTACGATAAACGG ATTGAAACATTATACAGTAATTACGAATACCACAATGCCTGCAGagttattatacattttgtGGCAAATACAGTATCAGCATTATACTGTCATTTAATTAAAGACAGGTTGTATTGCAATAGCATAAATTCATCTCATCGAGCTGGTGCTGTGGATGTTATCAGCGAAATACTGGCTGTTTTAACAAGATCGTTAGCCCCAATACTTCCGCATTTAGCAGAAGAGGTCTGGTTACACCATCCTGATAATCTCG CCTCTGTGCCCCTATTTCATAGTGCGCACAATTTACCAAAAGACTGGGACCAACCGAGCATAGCTAAGGTGATAGAAAATGCGTTAGACATAAAAGCTGCAATTACTAAACTTGCAACAATCAACACCTGGGAATTGGCAGCTACGATTACGCTGAATCCAGCACAGTATTCCATAGTCACG GCTTTGCAGCAAGATGAAAGTTCTACGACATCTCAACTGTGTGAGTTATTCCAACTTTCTGCAATTACCTTAATAGCAAAAGATGGTATCGAAGATGCAGTAATAGATTTAAAACCGATCGAAAAATCACTGTGCGCACGCTGTTATCGGTATCCAGAACCACAACCAGGCAAACTTTGTGCTCGTTGCGATGATATTATAAGTCACCTTTCAACATAA
- the LOC107220554 gene encoding isoleucine--tRNA ligase, mitochondrial isoform X2 encodes MSAGLGVILGQTKNLFSYNTKSLLLRYVQTSENVNPKKYTASILLPQTKFPSRISGKKRVDMDKYLLEILKDITIRSKIIRGQRVHFIPGWDCHGLPIEMKALISLKESAMNLTSVEIRQKAQKYANEAISQQRDVFMSWGIMADWKESGCYFTHHTSYVINQLRQFITLYEKGLVNRDFKPVYWSPSSRTALAESELEYNEQHVSKSATIRLLLDVLPPALVSLKGHPVYALTWTTTPWTLVANEAIAFAEDVKYCVAEDSEMNFYIVAENLLNKIQEKIGILKPSITITGTELRGGRYLQPITGLSSPFVPGSHVTTAKGTGLVHIAPGHGMDDFLIGLANKLPVLSLVDENGCYTADAGPDLVGLNVLNEGGEAILNKIQSNVVHTENYQHSYPYDWRTKEPVIVKASKQWFINTSALKQQALDSLQNVSVYPVCNSASSTNSLTQQVKMRPYWCISRQRVWGTPIPVLYYRDTGDIITNRDWNERLCHLMQKYGLDCWWELPIEKLAGKKLLRELEVDASELERGQDILDIWFDSGISWSTVLPDGKADLYLEGIDQFTGWFQSSLLTSIALQGAAPYKSLFAHGFAVDDKGHKMSKSLGNVIDPEEVTQGGEDLKKKPAYGVDTLRWWVASHGTQHTLVPVTEKLLKGSAESVQKLRLIFRFLLGALHPYPCDTPIEPEYHYLDKYLLHQLYHYDKRIETLYSNYEYHNACRVIIHFVANTVSALYCHLIKDRLYCNSINSSHRAGAVDVISEILAVLTRSLAPILPHLAEEVWLHHPDNLASVPLFHSAHNLPKDWDQPSIAKVIENALDIKAAITKLATINTWELAATITLNPAQYSIVTALQQDESSTTSQLCELFQLSAITLIAKDGIEDAVIDLKPIEKSLCARCYRYPEPQPGKLCARCDDIISHLST; translated from the exons aTGTCCGCCGGTTTGGGTGTTATTTTAGGACAAACGAAAAATCTCTTCTCGTATAACACGAAAAGTTTGCTTCTACGTTACGTCCAGACCAGCGAAAATGTCAACCCTAAAAAATACACTGCTTCTATATTATTGCCGCAAACAAAGTTTCCGAGTAGAATTAGTGGCAAGAAACGAGTCGACATGGATAAATATTTACTAGag ATACTCAAAGATATAACAATTAGGAGCAAGATTATTCGTGGACAGAGAGTGCATTTTATACCAGGTTGGGACTGTCATGGCCTTCCCATTGAAATGAAGGCTTTGATTTCATTGAAAGAAAGTGCAATGAATTTGACGTCTGTTGAAATTCGGCAAAagg CTCAAAAATATGCAAACGAAGCTATTTCACAGCAACGGGATGTATTTATGTCATGGGGTATTATGGCAGATTGGAAAGAATCTGGTTGTTACTTTACACACCATACTTCGTATGTTATAAATCAGTTACGCCAATTCATAACCTTGTACGAAAAAGGCCTTGTAAACAGGGATTTTAAACCAGTTTATTGGTCACCGTCATCAAG AACAGCCCTGGCAGAATCTGAGTTAGAATACAATGAGCAACATGTAAGCAAAAGTGCTACCATCAGGCTGCTTTTGGATGTTCTACCTCCAGCTTTGGTATCATTGAAAGGGCACCCAGTCTACGCCCTTACATGGACAACCACTCCTTGGACATTGGTGGCCAATGAAGCCATTGCATTTGCCGAAGATGTCAAGTATTGTGTTGCAGAGGATAGtgagatgaatttttacattgTTGCCGAAAATTTActgaataaaattcaagaaaaaatcgGAATTCTAAAGCCATCAATAACGATAACAG GAACTGAGCTTCGTGGAGGAAGATATCTACAACCAATAACAGGTTTAAGTTCACCATTTGTACCAGGAAGTCACGTTACAACCGCAAAGGGAACGGGCTTAGTTCACATAGCCCCAGGGCATGGAATGGACGATTTTCTTATTGGTTTAGCAAACAAATTACCAGTG TTATCGCTTGTGGACGAAAATGGTTGCTATACCGCCGATGCAGGTCCTGACCTTGTTGGCCTAAATGTCTTAAATGAAGGTGGCGAAGCCatcttgaataaaatacaaaGTAACGTGGTCCACACTGAAAACTATCAACATAGCTATCCATATGACTGGCGTACTAAAGAGCCAGTTATTGTAAAAGCTAGCAAACAATGGTTTATTAATACCAGTGCTCTTAAACAGCAGGCACTA GATTCTCTGCAAAATGTATCGGTGTACCCAGTATGTAATAGTGCATCTTCTACCAATAGTTTGACACAACAAGTGAAGATGAGACCTTATTGGTGTATCTCGCGTCAGAGGGTATGGGGAACACCAATACCAGTTTTATATTACAGAGATACTGGCGATATAATTACAAATAG AGATTGGAACGAAAGATTGTGTCACTTGATGCAAAAATATGGTCTTGATTGCTGGTGGGAATTACCTATTGAAAAATTAGCTGGTAAAAAACTCTTACGGGAACTTGAAGTCGATGCTTCTGAGTTGGAGAGAGGCCAG GATATTTTAGATATTTGGTTTGACAGTGGCATATCTTGGTCCACAGTATTACCTGATGGAAAAGCTGACCTGTACCTAGAGGGAATCGATCAATTTACTGGCTGGTTTCAATCGTCCTTACTGACATCCATAGCACTTCAAGGTGCTGCTCCCTACAA GTCTTTATTTGCACATGGATTTGCAGTAGATGACAAAGGTcataaaatgtcgaaatcactgGGGAATGTTATTGATCCTGAAGAAGTTACTCAGGGTGGTGAAGATCTAAAGAAAAAGCCAGCTTATGGTGTAGATACTTTACG GTGGTGGGTAGCAAGCCATGGCACTCAACATACGCTAGTTCCTGTTACGGAGAAGTTGTTGAAGGGAAGCGCAGAGTCCGTTCAAAAACTCAGATTGATATTTCGTTTTCTCTTAGGTGCTCTGCATCCATATCCTTGTGATACTCCTATAGAACCGGAATACCATTATcttgataaatatttgttaCATCAACTTTATCATTACGATAAACGG ATTGAAACATTATACAGTAATTACGAATACCACAATGCCTGCAGagttattatacattttgtGGCAAATACAGTATCAGCATTATACTGTCATTTAATTAAAGACAGGTTGTATTGCAATAGCATAAATTCATCTCATCGAGCTGGTGCTGTGGATGTTATCAGCGAAATACTGGCTGTTTTAACAAGATCGTTAGCCCCAATACTTCCGCATTTAGCAGAAGAGGTCTGGTTACACCATCCTGATAATCTCG CCTCTGTGCCCCTATTTCATAGTGCGCACAATTTACCAAAAGACTGGGACCAACCGAGCATAGCTAAGGTGATAGAAAATGCGTTAGACATAAAAGCTGCAATTACTAAACTTGCAACAATCAACACCTGGGAATTGGCAGCTACGATTACGCTGAATCCAGCACAGTATTCCATAGTCACG GCTTTGCAGCAAGATGAAAGTTCTACGACATCTCAACTGTGTGAGTTATTCCAACTTTCTGCAATTACCTTAATAGCAAAAGATGGTATCGAAGATGCAGTAATAGATTTAAAACCGATCGAAAAATCACTGTGCGCACGCTGTTATCGGTATCCAGAACCACAACCAGGCAAACTTTGTGCTCGTTGCGATGATATTATAAGTCACCTTTCAACATAA
- the LOC107220554 gene encoding isoleucine--tRNA ligase, mitochondrial isoform X1 has protein sequence MSAGLGVILGQTKNLFSYNTKSLLLRYVQTSENVNPKKYTASILLPQTKFPSRISGKKRVDMDKYLLEKCGFSELYSWQRANLSEPDFVLHDGPPYANGNLHMGHAINKILKDITIRSKIIRGQRVHFIPGWDCHGLPIEMKALISLKESAMNLTSVEIRQKAQKYANEAISQQRDVFMSWGIMADWKESGCYFTHHTSYVINQLRQFITLYEKGLVNRDFKPVYWSPSSRTALAESELEYNEQHVSKSATIRLLLDVLPPALVSLKGHPVYALTWTTTPWTLVANEAIAFAEDVKYCVAEDSEMNFYIVAENLLNKIQEKIGILKPSITITGTELRGGRYLQPITGLSSPFVPGSHVTTAKGTGLVHIAPGHGMDDFLIGLANKLPVLSLVDENGCYTADAGPDLVGLNVLNEGGEAILNKIQSNVVHTENYQHSYPYDWRTKEPVIVKASKQWFINTSALKQQALDSLQNVSVYPVCNSASSTNSLTQQVKMRPYWCISRQRVWGTPIPVLYYRDTGDIITNRDWNERLCHLMQKYGLDCWWELPIEKLAGKKLLRELEVDASELERGQDILDIWFDSGISWSTVLPDGKADLYLEGIDQFTGWFQSSLLTSIALQGAAPYKSLFAHGFAVDDKGHKMSKSLGNVIDPEEVTQGGEDLKKKPAYGVDTLRWWVASHGTQHTLVPVTEKLLKGSAESVQKLRLIFRFLLGALHPYPCDTPIEPEYHYLDKYLLHQLYHYDKRIETLYSNYEYHNACRVIIHFVANTVSALYCHLIKDRLYCNSINSSHRAGAVDVISEILAVLTRSLAPILPHLAEEVWLHHPDNLASVPLFHSAHNLPKDWDQPSIAKVIENALDIKAAITKLATINTWELAATITLNPAQYSIVTALQQDESSTTSQLCELFQLSAITLIAKDGIEDAVIDLKPIEKSLCARCYRYPEPQPGKLCARCDDIISHLST, from the exons aTGTCCGCCGGTTTGGGTGTTATTTTAGGACAAACGAAAAATCTCTTCTCGTATAACACGAAAAGTTTGCTTCTACGTTACGTCCAGACCAGCGAAAATGTCAACCCTAAAAAATACACTGCTTCTATATTATTGCCGCAAACAAAGTTTCCGAGTAGAATTAGTGGCAAGAAACGAGTCGACATGGATAAATATTTACTAGag AAATGCGGATTCTCCGAACTCTATAGTTGGCAACGGGCTAATCTTTCTGAACCTGATTTTGTCTTGCATGATGGACCGCCCTATGCCAATGGGAATCTACACATGGGTCATGCCATAAATAAA ATACTCAAAGATATAACAATTAGGAGCAAGATTATTCGTGGACAGAGAGTGCATTTTATACCAGGTTGGGACTGTCATGGCCTTCCCATTGAAATGAAGGCTTTGATTTCATTGAAAGAAAGTGCAATGAATTTGACGTCTGTTGAAATTCGGCAAAagg CTCAAAAATATGCAAACGAAGCTATTTCACAGCAACGGGATGTATTTATGTCATGGGGTATTATGGCAGATTGGAAAGAATCTGGTTGTTACTTTACACACCATACTTCGTATGTTATAAATCAGTTACGCCAATTCATAACCTTGTACGAAAAAGGCCTTGTAAACAGGGATTTTAAACCAGTTTATTGGTCACCGTCATCAAG AACAGCCCTGGCAGAATCTGAGTTAGAATACAATGAGCAACATGTAAGCAAAAGTGCTACCATCAGGCTGCTTTTGGATGTTCTACCTCCAGCTTTGGTATCATTGAAAGGGCACCCAGTCTACGCCCTTACATGGACAACCACTCCTTGGACATTGGTGGCCAATGAAGCCATTGCATTTGCCGAAGATGTCAAGTATTGTGTTGCAGAGGATAGtgagatgaatttttacattgTTGCCGAAAATTTActgaataaaattcaagaaaaaatcgGAATTCTAAAGCCATCAATAACGATAACAG GAACTGAGCTTCGTGGAGGAAGATATCTACAACCAATAACAGGTTTAAGTTCACCATTTGTACCAGGAAGTCACGTTACAACCGCAAAGGGAACGGGCTTAGTTCACATAGCCCCAGGGCATGGAATGGACGATTTTCTTATTGGTTTAGCAAACAAATTACCAGTG TTATCGCTTGTGGACGAAAATGGTTGCTATACCGCCGATGCAGGTCCTGACCTTGTTGGCCTAAATGTCTTAAATGAAGGTGGCGAAGCCatcttgaataaaatacaaaGTAACGTGGTCCACACTGAAAACTATCAACATAGCTATCCATATGACTGGCGTACTAAAGAGCCAGTTATTGTAAAAGCTAGCAAACAATGGTTTATTAATACCAGTGCTCTTAAACAGCAGGCACTA GATTCTCTGCAAAATGTATCGGTGTACCCAGTATGTAATAGTGCATCTTCTACCAATAGTTTGACACAACAAGTGAAGATGAGACCTTATTGGTGTATCTCGCGTCAGAGGGTATGGGGAACACCAATACCAGTTTTATATTACAGAGATACTGGCGATATAATTACAAATAG AGATTGGAACGAAAGATTGTGTCACTTGATGCAAAAATATGGTCTTGATTGCTGGTGGGAATTACCTATTGAAAAATTAGCTGGTAAAAAACTCTTACGGGAACTTGAAGTCGATGCTTCTGAGTTGGAGAGAGGCCAG GATATTTTAGATATTTGGTTTGACAGTGGCATATCTTGGTCCACAGTATTACCTGATGGAAAAGCTGACCTGTACCTAGAGGGAATCGATCAATTTACTGGCTGGTTTCAATCGTCCTTACTGACATCCATAGCACTTCAAGGTGCTGCTCCCTACAA GTCTTTATTTGCACATGGATTTGCAGTAGATGACAAAGGTcataaaatgtcgaaatcactgGGGAATGTTATTGATCCTGAAGAAGTTACTCAGGGTGGTGAAGATCTAAAGAAAAAGCCAGCTTATGGTGTAGATACTTTACG GTGGTGGGTAGCAAGCCATGGCACTCAACATACGCTAGTTCCTGTTACGGAGAAGTTGTTGAAGGGAAGCGCAGAGTCCGTTCAAAAACTCAGATTGATATTTCGTTTTCTCTTAGGTGCTCTGCATCCATATCCTTGTGATACTCCTATAGAACCGGAATACCATTATcttgataaatatttgttaCATCAACTTTATCATTACGATAAACGG ATTGAAACATTATACAGTAATTACGAATACCACAATGCCTGCAGagttattatacattttgtGGCAAATACAGTATCAGCATTATACTGTCATTTAATTAAAGACAGGTTGTATTGCAATAGCATAAATTCATCTCATCGAGCTGGTGCTGTGGATGTTATCAGCGAAATACTGGCTGTTTTAACAAGATCGTTAGCCCCAATACTTCCGCATTTAGCAGAAGAGGTCTGGTTACACCATCCTGATAATCTCG CCTCTGTGCCCCTATTTCATAGTGCGCACAATTTACCAAAAGACTGGGACCAACCGAGCATAGCTAAGGTGATAGAAAATGCGTTAGACATAAAAGCTGCAATTACTAAACTTGCAACAATCAACACCTGGGAATTGGCAGCTACGATTACGCTGAATCCAGCACAGTATTCCATAGTCACG GCTTTGCAGCAAGATGAAAGTTCTACGACATCTCAACTGTGTGAGTTATTCCAACTTTCTGCAATTACCTTAATAGCAAAAGATGGTATCGAAGATGCAGTAATAGATTTAAAACCGATCGAAAAATCACTGTGCGCACGCTGTTATCGGTATCCAGAACCACAACCAGGCAAACTTTGTGCTCGTTGCGATGATATTATAAGTCACCTTTCAACATAA